In Nocardia sp. NBC_00403, one DNA window encodes the following:
- a CDS encoding 2-isopropylmalate synthase, protein MSIRVFPTIATPAGDVPATAPVWNRQRHSQMPSHRYRTVYDRVDVPFTHRDWPNARLAHAPLWVPVDLRDGNQALAEPMDPARKRRFFELMVAMGYKEIEVGYPSASQTDFDFVRLIADTDIAPADVAIVVFTPARRDLIERTVESVRGIRNDVVVHMYTATAPTWRNMVLGKDRDELRELILAGGRDVLAFAGDMPNVRFQFSPEVFNLTEPDFVLDICDRMTALWEATPQRPVVLNLPATVEVATPNVYADQIEYMHRNLARREGVILSVHPHNDRGTGIACAELALLAGAQRVEGCVFGNGERTGNVDIATLALNLHAQGVDPMIDFSDIDEIRRTVEYCTRMSVHERHPYVGDLVHTAFSGTHQDAIKKGMAEHRARANAAGIPERELEWQVPYLPIDPADIGRSYDAVIRVNSQSGKGGIAYLLLTEYGLDLPRRLQIDFARQVQAHTDDTGREVTAAELYDLFEASYLDAIDPSPVGLKQWRTRGDGPDTSTEFILTAGDVTHRTEHRGTGPVEALTEALARIGHRVEVLNLTQQSIGSGNDGTAITYLEYRADGGTEWSCGRSASVLEATFAAVVRAVNILERGRMK, encoded by the coding sequence ATGAGTATCCGCGTTTTCCCCACCATTGCGACACCAGCCGGTGACGTGCCCGCCACCGCCCCGGTGTGGAATCGGCAGCGGCATTCCCAGATGCCGTCGCACCGCTATCGCACGGTCTACGATCGCGTGGATGTGCCATTCACGCACCGTGATTGGCCGAATGCGCGACTCGCCCATGCGCCACTGTGGGTGCCTGTCGACCTGCGCGACGGCAACCAGGCCCTGGCCGAACCGATGGATCCGGCCCGCAAGCGGCGCTTCTTCGAACTGATGGTCGCGATGGGCTACAAGGAGATCGAGGTCGGCTATCCCTCCGCATCGCAGACCGATTTCGACTTCGTCCGGTTGATCGCGGATACCGATATCGCACCGGCGGATGTCGCGATCGTCGTATTCACCCCCGCCCGAAGAGATCTGATCGAGCGCACCGTCGAATCGGTTCGCGGCATCCGCAACGATGTGGTCGTTCATATGTACACCGCAACCGCGCCGACCTGGCGAAACATGGTGTTGGGCAAGGACCGTGACGAACTGCGGGAGTTGATCCTGGCAGGCGGACGCGACGTGCTCGCGTTCGCGGGCGACATGCCGAATGTGCGCTTCCAGTTCTCGCCCGAGGTGTTCAACCTGACCGAACCCGACTTCGTGCTCGATATCTGTGACCGCATGACGGCGCTGTGGGAGGCGACCCCACAGCGGCCGGTGGTCCTGAATCTGCCTGCGACAGTGGAGGTTGCGACTCCCAACGTGTATGCCGACCAGATCGAGTACATGCACCGGAATCTGGCGCGGCGCGAGGGCGTCATCCTTTCGGTGCACCCGCACAACGACCGCGGCACCGGAATCGCCTGCGCCGAACTGGCCTTGCTGGCCGGCGCGCAACGCGTCGAAGGCTGCGTCTTCGGCAACGGCGAGCGCACCGGCAATGTCGACATCGCCACGCTGGCGTTGAATCTGCACGCCCAGGGGGTGGATCCGATGATCGACTTCTCCGATATCGATGAGATTCGGCGCACGGTCGAGTACTGCACCCGGATGTCCGTCCATGAACGGCATCCGTACGTGGGTGATCTCGTGCACACTGCGTTCTCCGGCACGCATCAGGACGCGATCAAGAAGGGGATGGCCGAGCATCGCGCGCGGGCGAACGCCGCCGGCATCCCGGAGCGGGAACTCGAGTGGCAGGTCCCTTATCTGCCCATCGATCCGGCCGACATCGGCCGCAGCTACGACGCCGTGATCCGGGTCAATTCGCAATCCGGCAAGGGCGGCATCGCCTACCTGCTGCTCACCGAATACGGCTTGGATCTGCCCCGTCGTCTGCAGATCGACTTCGCGAGACAGGTGCAGGCGCACACCGACGACACCGGCCGGGAAGTCACCGCCGCCGAACTCTATGACCTGTTCGAGGCGAGCTACCTCGACGCGATAGACCCGAGTCCGGTAGGCCTGAAGCAGTGGCGTACCCGCGGCGACGGTCCCGACACGAGCACCGAGTTCATCCTGACCGCCGGCGATGTCACCCACCGGACCGAACATCGCGGCACCGGCCCGGTCGAGGCTCTCACGGAGGCGCTTGCCCGCATCGGACATCGGGTCGAGGTGCTGAACCTGACCCAGCAGTCCATCGGGTCCGGTAATGACGGCACGGCCATCACCTACCTCGAGTACCGCGCCGACGGCGGAACCGAATGGTCCTGCGGAAGAAGCGCTTCCGTGCTCGAGGCGACCTTTGCGGCCGTTGTCCGCGCTGTCAACATCCTCGAGCGGGGGCGCATGAAGTAG